The following proteins are encoded in a genomic region of Alphaproteobacteria bacterium:
- a CDS encoding HlyD family type I secretion periplasmic adaptor subunit encodes MSSEQAKVLSFPFIAHRNDETEFLPAALEIVETPASPAGRAIAGTIIAFFLIALLWASFGTVDIIATASGKIMPTERTKTIQPFETGVVRSIRVRDGQQVKAGDVLIEIDPTINEAERDRLQKEVIVAKLDVARLKAMLSGKPDLTSEFIAPADAPQEQILLQQRLLANQAEEMHAKLNGIDRQIAQSEGNKTAVESTIGKLKQSIPLLKQRDEMRHELAEKGYGSKLDALAARQDLGEHENELKVQQGRLAEANGALAALKEQRRQIEAEYHRNNLHDLAEAEQKAAGLQEQLIQASQRSKLQTLVAPVDGTAQQLAVHTEGGVVTPAQALLSIVPADSGLEIEAMVSNRDIGFVQAGQEVAIKIDTFNFTKYGLLNGRVMSVSQDAIARQKPSDTTDRKSAGAESESSEPKGQELVYAARVSLDRTQMDVDGRLVNLSPGMAVTAEIKTGTRRIIEYLLSPLAKHGQEAMRER; translated from the coding sequence ATGTCGTCTGAACAGGCCAAAGTTCTGTCTTTTCCCTTTATCGCGCATCGGAACGACGAAACGGAATTCCTGCCCGCCGCGCTGGAGATCGTCGAGACACCCGCGTCCCCTGCGGGCCGCGCCATCGCCGGAACGATCATCGCATTCTTTCTGATCGCCTTGCTATGGGCCAGCTTCGGCACCGTGGACATCATCGCTACCGCTTCCGGCAAAATTATGCCGACCGAGCGGACGAAAACCATCCAGCCGTTTGAAACCGGCGTCGTACGCTCCATTCGCGTGCGGGACGGCCAGCAGGTCAAGGCCGGCGACGTCCTTATCGAAATCGACCCGACGATCAACGAAGCGGAGCGGGATCGGCTGCAAAAGGAAGTCATTGTCGCGAAACTCGACGTTGCCAGATTGAAGGCCATGTTAAGCGGCAAGCCGGATTTGACGAGCGAATTCATCGCTCCCGCCGATGCGCCGCAGGAGCAAATCCTCCTGCAGCAAAGACTGCTCGCCAATCAAGCCGAGGAAATGCACGCCAAGCTGAACGGAATCGACAGGCAAATAGCGCAAAGCGAGGGCAATAAGACGGCGGTAGAATCGACCATCGGCAAACTGAAACAATCCATCCCATTGCTGAAGCAACGCGATGAAATGCGCCATGAACTTGCCGAGAAAGGCTATGGCTCAAAGCTGGATGCCCTTGCGGCCCGGCAAGATCTCGGCGAACATGAAAACGAGTTAAAGGTTCAGCAGGGCCGGCTGGCGGAAGCCAACGGGGCGCTGGCCGCCCTCAAGGAACAGCGACGGCAGATCGAGGCCGAGTATCACCGCAACAATCTGCACGATCTCGCCGAAGCCGAGCAAAAGGCCGCGGGCCTGCAGGAGCAATTGATCCAGGCTTCTCAAAGATCGAAGCTGCAAACCCTCGTCGCGCCCGTGGACGGCACGGCGCAACAATTGGCCGTGCATACCGAGGGAGGCGTCGTGACCCCCGCGCAGGCGCTGCTTTCCATCGTGCCGGCCGATAGCGGCCTCGAAATCGAAGCGATGGTTTCCAACCGCGATATCGGCTTCGTCCAGGCCGGACAGGAAGTCGCGATCAAGATCGATACTTTCAACTTCACCAAATACGGGCTTCTGAACGGCCGGGTGATGTCCGTATCCCAAGACGCCATTGCGCGGCAGAAGCCTTCGGATACGACCGACAGAAAATCAGCGGGAGCGGAAAGCGAATCCAGCGAGCCGAAGGGTCAGGAACTGGTCTATGCCGCCCGCGTATCGCTCGACCGCACGCAAATGGATGTCGATGGAAGACTGGTCAATCTATCGCCCGGCATGGCCGTTACCGCCGAAATCAAAACCGGCACCCGCCGCATCATCGAATATCTTCTCTCTCCGCTCGCCAAACATGGGCAGGAGGCAATGCGCGAGAGATGA
- a CDS encoding type I secretion system permease/ATPase, whose protein sequence is MKPPESDNVTRSAFTGGTAAFVLLARFHGIAVNPEQLLHQFGNAFGVSEMLRAANALKLKARTIDSRWDRLEKTPLPAMIECKDGKFLILAKMGEDKVLIQDPAAAQPQMLSRAEFEAQWTGRIILMTRRAGLSDLARRFDITWFLQAMHKYRRLLAEVLIASFFLQLFALISPLFFQVVIDKVLVHRGLTTLDVLIIGIVAVSVFESVLTALRTYVFSHTTSRIDVELGARLFRHLVALPIAYFESRRAGDSVARVRELENIRNFLTSSSLTLVIDLFFTIIFLAVMAYYSLFLTGIVLASLPVYVAISVAVTPIFRKRLDEKFNRGAENQSFLVESITGIETLKAMAVEPQMQRRWEEQIAGYVQSSFKVLNLGNWASQGVQLVSKLVTAAILFFGAKAVIDGDLSVGELVAFNMLAQRVSQPVLRLAQVWQDFHQAKISIDRLGDILNTHPEPQFTPGRTALPAIKGAVAFEHVTFRYRLDGPEILRDINIAIPSGQVVGIVGPSGSGKSTLTKLMQRLYTPEAGRVMMDGVDLSMIDVSGLRRQVGVVLQENVLFNRSIRDNIALADPGTPIERVIQAAKLAGAHEFILELPQGYDTHVGERGAGLSGGQRQRIAIARALIADPRILIFDEATSALDYESERVIQENMRHIVKGRTVIIIAHRLSAVRHCDRIITIEKGRIVEDGRHEDLVKTGGRYASLLRLQGGLHVV, encoded by the coding sequence ATGAAACCGCCCGAATCCGATAACGTCACGCGATCCGCCTTCACCGGTGGGACGGCGGCATTCGTTCTGCTGGCCCGCTTCCATGGCATCGCCGTCAACCCGGAACAACTGCTCCATCAATTCGGAAACGCCTTTGGCGTCTCCGAAATGCTGCGCGCGGCGAACGCGCTGAAGCTCAAGGCGCGCACGATCGATAGCCGCTGGGATCGGCTGGAAAAAACGCCGCTTCCGGCCATGATCGAATGCAAGGACGGAAAGTTTCTTATTCTCGCCAAGATGGGCGAAGATAAAGTCCTGATCCAAGATCCAGCCGCCGCGCAGCCGCAAATGCTGAGCCGCGCCGAATTCGAGGCGCAATGGACCGGAAGAATCATTCTCATGACTCGCCGCGCGGGCTTGAGCGATCTGGCGCGGCGTTTCGACATCACCTGGTTTTTGCAGGCGATGCACAAATACCGCCGCCTGCTGGCGGAAGTTTTGATCGCCTCGTTCTTCCTGCAGCTTTTCGCGCTGATCTCGCCGCTGTTTTTCCAGGTCGTGATCGACAAGGTGCTGGTGCATCGCGGCCTGACGACGCTGGACGTGCTGATTATCGGCATCGTCGCCGTCTCGGTGTTCGAGAGCGTTCTGACGGCGCTGCGAACTTACGTCTTTTCCCACACGACCAGCCGCATCGACGTAGAATTGGGAGCGAGGCTGTTCCGGCATCTGGTGGCACTGCCGATCGCCTATTTTGAATCGCGCCGCGCGGGCGATAGCGTCGCGCGCGTCCGCGAATTGGAAAATATCCGCAATTTTCTGACCAGTTCCTCCCTGACGCTGGTGATCGATCTTTTCTTCACGATCATTTTTCTTGCCGTCATGGCTTATTATTCTCTGTTTCTGACCGGCATCGTGCTGGCGTCGCTTCCGGTCTATGTGGCGATCTCGGTCGCCGTCACGCCAATCTTCCGAAAGCGCCTCGATGAGAAATTCAATCGCGGCGCGGAGAACCAGTCTTTCCTGGTCGAAAGCATCACCGGCATCGAAACCTTGAAGGCGATGGCCGTCGAGCCGCAGATGCAGCGGCGCTGGGAGGAGCAAATCGCCGGTTACGTGCAATCGAGCTTCAAGGTCCTCAATCTCGGCAATTGGGCAAGCCAGGGCGTTCAGCTTGTCAGCAAGCTCGTCACCGCCGCGATCCTGTTCTTTGGGGCCAAGGCCGTCATCGACGGCGATTTGAGCGTCGGCGAGCTGGTCGCCTTTAACATGCTGGCGCAGCGGGTTTCGCAGCCGGTCCTGCGTTTGGCCCAGGTCTGGCAGGACTTTCACCAAGCGAAAATTTCCATCGACCGGCTTGGCGATATTCTCAATACGCATCCGGAACCGCAATTTACGCCGGGGCGCACCGCGCTTCCCGCCATCAAAGGCGCGGTCGCTTTCGAGCATGTCACGTTCCGTTACCGGCTCGACGGCCCTGAAATTCTGCGCGACATCAATATCGCCATTCCATCGGGACAAGTCGTCGGCATCGTCGGCCCGTCCGGTTCCGGCAAATCGACGCTGACGAAATTGATGCAACGCCTCTATACGCCGGAAGCCGGGCGCGTCATGATGGATGGCGTCGATTTATCCATGATCGACGTTTCGGGATTGCGGCGGCAAGTCGGCGTCGTGTTGCAGGAGAATGTCCTGTTCAACCGCTCGATCCGCGATAATATCGCGCTAGCCGATCCCGGAACGCCGATTGAGCGCGTCATTCAGGCGGCAAAGCTCGCGGGCGCGCATGAATTCATTCTCGAATTGCCGCAAGGCTATGACACCCATGTCGGCGAACGCGGCGCGGGACTTTCCGGCGGCCAGCGCCAGCGCATCGCCATCGCCCGCGCGCTGATTGCCGATCCGCGCATTCTGATTTTCGACGAAGCGACCAGCGCCCTCGATTACGAGAGCGAGCGAGTCATTCAGGAGAACATGCGCCATATCGTCAAGGGGCGCACCGTCATCATCATCGCGCACCGGCTTTCCGCCGTGCGGCATTGCGACCGCATCATCACCATCGAGAAGGGCCGCATTGTCGAAGACGGCCGTCATGAGGATTTGGTCAAGACCGGCGGGCGCTACGCCTCGTTATTGCGCCTGCAGGGAGGCTTGCATGTCGTCTGA